Proteins found in one Aspergillus chevalieri M1 DNA, chromosome 2, nearly complete sequence genomic segment:
- a CDS encoding uncharacterized protein (COG:U;~EggNog:ENOG410PQTV;~InterPro:IPR039258,IPR013087), with protein MSKRFRSLSNSPPIDQSPLEIRARSPSPATPQGRSKQLHLQDTVNPTVEVMRCSLPPHRETISFASYADYEVHYRQAHVNRCVECAKNFPTDLFLNLHIEENHDSLMIVRRERGEKTYGCFIEGCERKCSTPRKRRMHLIDKHMFPKSYNFSIVNDGIDKQTSLLQPMNSSNRRRLSSAPTSPKEGRLRNRQTSISQQGSQPVPISPTGGASQTQNKKDLDNMDIADLEKSMSALRFVPTSVTRNRTKPGSRA; from the exons ATGTCCAAGCGATTCCGAAGTCTCTCAAACTCCCCTCCAATCGACCAGTCTCCGCTCGAGATCCGGGCAAGATCCCCTTCTCCAGCAACACCTCAAGGACGCTCCAAACAGCTCCATCTCCAGGACACGGTCAATCCCACTGTCGAGGTGATGCGCTGTTCCTTGCCGCCGCACAGGGAGACAATCTCGTTTGCTTCGTATGCGGATTATGAGGTTCATTATCGGCAAGCGCATGTGAACCGGTGTGTTGAGTGTGCGAAGAATTTCCCGACGGATTTGTTTTTGAATCTGCACATTGAGGAAAATCATGACTCTTTGATGATTGTGAGGAGAGAGCGGGGGGAGAAAACT TACGGCTGTTTCATTGAGGGCTGCGAACGGAAATGCTCAACGCCTCGGAAGCGTAGAATGCACCTAATAGACAAGCATATGTTCCCAAAG TCCTATAATTTCTCCATAGTAAACGATGGAATCGACAAGCAAACATCCTTGCTGCAGCCGATGAACTCCAGCAATAGACGTCGACTCTCAAGCGCTCCTACATCACCAAAAGAAGGACGTCTAAGGAACCGTCAGACCTCCATATCTCAGCAAGGGAGTCAACCAGTTCCAATTTCGCCAACAGGAGGAGCATCGCAAACACAGAACAAGAAAGATCTTGATAATATGGATATCGCGGATCTTGAAAAGTCCATGTCTGCTTTGCGATTTGTGCCCACGAGTGTCACGAGGAATCGGACGAAACCTGGAAGCCGGGCCTGA
- a CDS encoding uncharacterized protein (COG:K;~EggNog:ENOG410PFYS;~InterPro:IPR036236,IPR007219,IPR013087;~PFAM:PF13894,PF04082,PF00096;~go_function: GO:0003677 - DNA binding [Evidence IEA];~go_function: GO:0008270 - zinc ion binding [Evidence IEA];~go_process: GO:0006351 - transcription, DNA-templated [Evidence IEA]) — protein sequence MDEEKNIPGKAKKKAVPANRKSLTCEYCSRPFARLEHLQRHLRTHTKEKPFSCDLCSKSFARSDLLVRHERLVHPSEAAESREQRSQNNNNSNSNNGHNTTNNNNSHHHHHDVPPTPTSLIPPPAAAPQDSRMLELADAVPVQPQPIPQQPEPEVHVQHQPIVDTTHFNPSWGYDLNLLSHAASHVALEGQQELESLRKPPHTQSVSQPLPPAPDRAITDNYGVEPSILDLTDLGDPVQDFTVFLESVGLSSDWDSGVFSSVEDPMLPTSVPMDTKTPIREAVPARLGPDVMSDPRTADDAPSFSNFGSRLPSLQPEPHEVDDRLGFTDESPRPAWDISNSDRLAFISKLEEFAHVLPKGFVQPTRHALSRFFAGYINGLNEHLPFIHVPTLSVAKCSPELTLALAAAGSHYRFENSRGIELFHAAKAILLERLRRRDSKQVACPTWNFYSPNAGGFYNSRDSSIISNHAGSPFQHHQHMAGHPMDYAQYIPDDSDAHMEVIRTFLLLTVFASWERQPELLREILSLQSTLARLVREHGLSEPTPSPDPSSWEEWIRGEGNRRTKLIVYCFFNLHSIMYNIPPLLLNAELHLNMPCSPDVWKANNAVQWRRVHRARSGTKISFQEAFAKLFLKSGISSSSAPISPLGNYILIHALIQQIFFARQLCLSAPTMHGTSLRQEDLNILDHSLSSWKALWKRTPESSIDPQNPAGPIAFTSTALLGLAYIRLHVDMGPCRRLITQDPIQIARALNDSPPIARSPRLIMALLHSAHALSIPVRLGIDFVARTHSFFWSIQHSLCSLECAFLLSRWLLSIPVTQAEQRLTDHERKLLLWIKSMMDETDMAVDPPGAPDMDFLANPYKARQLSVAIVRVWARTFKGNTSWAIVDLVGSSLDAYADLLETQP from the exons ATGGACGAAGAGAAAAATATTCCCGGTAaagcaaagaagaaagcCGTTCCCGCCAACCGCAAGTCTCTTACTTGCGAGTATTGCAGCCGGCCGTTTGCGCGTCTCGAGCATCTCCAACGCCATCTCCGCACCC ATACGAAAGAGAAACCGTTCTCATGCGACCTTTGCTCCAAATCATTTGCCAGAAG TGATTTGCTTGTGCGCCATGAACGATTAGTCCACCCATCAGAAGCTGCTGAGAGCCGAGAACAGCGGAGccagaataataataatagcaacagcaacaacggGCATAACACCACCAATAACAACAATagtcatcaccaccatcatgaTGTGCCCCCGACACCAACCTCTCTGATTCCTCCCCCCGCCGCTGCCCCTCAGGATTCGCGGATGCTGGAGCTTGCGGATGCAGTGCCAGTCCAACCGCAGCCAATCCCACAGCAGCCGGAGCCGGAGGTGCATGTCCAACACCAGCCCATCGTGGACACAACGCATTTTAACCCGTCGTGGGGTTATGACTTGAACCTTTTGTCACATGCTGCTAGCCATGTTGCCTTGGAAGGCCAACAGGAACTTGAATCGTTACGAAAGCCACCGCACACGCAGAGCGTTTCTCAACCACTTCCCCCGGCCCCAGATCGGGCAATCACAGACAATTATGGTGTGGAGCCATCAATCCTTGACTTAACGGATCTAGGAGACCCGGTTCAAGATTTCACTGTTTTTTTGGAAAGTGTTGGTCTCTCCTCCGATTGGGACTCCGGGGTATTTTCTTCCGTTGAAGATCCCATGTTACCAACCAGTGTTCCCATGGATACAAAGACACCAATCCGCGAAGCGGTACCAGCGAGACTCGGGCCGGACGTGATGAGTGATCCGAGAACCGCGGATGACGCCCCATCCTTCTCGAATTTTGGGTCTCGACTACCCTCTTTACAACCAGAACCTCACGAAGTGGATGATCGACTTGGGTTCACCGATGAAAGTCCACGGCCCGCATGGGACATATCGAATTCGGATCGGCTAGCCTTCATTTCAAAGCTAGAGGAATTCGCACATGTCCTTCCCAAAGGCTTTGTTCAACCAACAAGGCATGCTCTCTCTCGCTTCTTTGCCGGTTATATCAATGGACTGAACGAGCATCTTCCGTTCATCCACGTCCCGACATTATCAGTCGCGAAGTGTTCCCCAGAACTTACGCTCGCATTGGCCGCCGCAGGGTCACATTATCGATTCGAAAACAGCAGGGGCATCGAACTTTTCCACGCGGCAAAAGCCATTTTATTGGAACGACTTCGGAGACGGGATAGCAAGCAGGTGGCGTGTCCAACGTGGAACTTCTACTCTCCCAATGCTGGTGGTTTCTATAACTCTCGGGATTCGTCGATCATCTCTAATCATGCGGGTAGCCCATTTCAGCATCATCAGCACATGGCGGGCCATCCAATGGACTATGCACAATATATCCCTGATGATTCAGATGCTCATATGGAGGTGATTCGCACTTTCCTGCTACTCACAGTGTTTGCTTCTTGGGAAAGACAACCTGAATTACTGCGAGAAATACTCTCGTTACAGAGTACTCTCGCAAGACTTGTTAGAGAGCACGGTCTGTCTGAGCCAACTCCTAGTCCAGACCCGAGCAGCTGGGAAGAATGGATACGGGGAGAAGGCAACAGGCGCACAAAGCTCATTGTATACTGCTTCTTCAACCTTCATTCTATTATGTACAACATCCCTCCCTTGCTCTTGAACGCGGAGTTACACTTAAATATGCCGTGTTCCCCTGACGTGTGGAAAGCGAACAACGCAGTCCAATGGCGTCGGGTTCATCGCGCCAGAAGTGGAACAAAGATTTCCTTCCAGGAAGCGTTCGCTAAGCTGTTCCTGAAGTCGGGCATATCGAGTTCTTCTGCGCCAATCTCTCCTCTAGGAAACTATATCCTCATACATGCCCTTATCCAACAAATATTCTTTGCTCGTCAGCTTTGCCTCTCAGCGCCGACTATGCACGGGACCAGTCTGAGACAGGAAGATCTCAACATCCTGGACCACTCCCTCAGCTCGTGGAAGGCGTTATGGAAACGGACACCGGAGTCCAGTATCGATCCACAAAACCCAGCTGGCCCGATTGCTTTCACATCCACGGCTCTCCTTGGCTTAGCTTATATTAGGCTCCATGTTGACATGGGACCTTGTCGTCGACTGATCACACAGGACCCGATCCAGATCGCACGAGCCTTGAATGATTCCCCACCTATAGCACGAAGCCCCCGTCTTATAATGGCACTGTTACACTCCGCCCATGCGCTTTCGATCCCAGTACGCCTAGGAATCGACTTCGTCGCACGAACTCACTCATTTTTCTGGAGCATTCAGCATTCCCTCTGCAGCCTCGAATGCGCCTTTTTGTTAAGTCGCTGGCTGCTCTCCATCCCAGTCACACAAGCAGAGCAACGACTGACTGATCATGAACGGAAACTGCTTCTATGGATTAAGAGTATGATGGATGAAACGGACATGGCTGTAGATCCGCCGGGAGCCCCAGACATGGATTTCCTGGCTAATCCATATAAAGCGAGACAACTTAGTGTTGCTATTGTCCGTGTATGGGCGCGGACGTTCAAGGGGAATACCAGCTGGGCTATTGTTGATCTGGTTGGGTCGAGTTTGGATGCCTATGCTGATCTTTTGGAGACGCAGCCATGA
- the STE11 gene encoding STE11 family mitogen-activated protein kinase kinase kinase (COG:T;~EggNog:ENOG410PG4H;~InterPro:IPR017441,IPR008271,IPR001660,IPR000719, IPR029458,IPR011009,IPR013761;~PFAM:PF07647,PF00069,PF07714,PF00536,PF14847, PF00788;~go_function: GO:0004672 - protein kinase activity [Evidence IEA];~go_function: GO:0005515 - protein binding [Evidence IEA];~go_function: GO:0005524 - ATP binding [Evidence IEA];~go_process: GO:0006468 - protein phosphorylation [Evidence IEA]) translates to MLASKPYSGSLGMQASQTPKPSYSVGSSQKSAGLRPQEGAMFTSPTDSDFLDGQGGLESVRSWDEKQVIAWLHSINCGQYESLFKANNFNGDNLIECDQKILQEMGIKKIGDRVRIFVAIKQLRNRSVANRKQKNMIQLAALEASTLGSSPSFSSSRQPGKPSSRPVSPLRAQRYGSPAESGRRDYFGYQVSSGSNSARNPGTPGEQTPGVKGSSHLRRNPSMDGLTMGPLPRSPVIRVIYTGGQTKVLDIKHCKTPDEVILCVLKKLQLPEHQYRNYCFYVLDGLDPEPANCRRLSDSELIEVCEAYNRSERGRLILRMTHAGKPDLDELRRASQLAMDESQITHSNALHNSNTRNQMKIKQITGEDLQRIMRPMSPSSKNSRLSNSDRNPASKLQSFFGARPPSEMIIHEIQSYFPSHHQKNIEKTMRMSVRRSQRLSRAASRLSVVSNASYASSLREASLRDAPPIPSIADTWLTGAGQPNSQNNAQKTNNHLSRPLSVSSRFNLPQTSYRDSIASSSLQPLQEESPVEPNRKSYVSFDSASEDAATSRQSLIDDENASVAATDGGSLSERLSVIVAEDEEEEDDELKDFLAGNNFAPKNWMKGSLIGEGSFGSVFLALHAITGELMAVKQVEIPSATQGTEFDKRKNNMVTALKHEIDLLQGLHHSNIVQYLGTIADEQYLNIFLEYVPGGSIASMLKQYNTFQEPLIKHFVRQILTGLQYLHDRDIIHRDIKGANILVDNKGGVKISDFGISKRVEASTVLGSRASGSSHLHRPSLQGSVYWMAPEVVKQTTHTKKADIWSLGCLVVEMFIGAHPFPDCSQLQAIFAIGHNKARPPAPEHASKEAAAFLDMTFQADHHKRPDADELLKSQFLSSPLA, encoded by the exons ATGCTGGCGTCCAAACCCTATTCCGGTTCGCTGGGTATGCAGGCATCCCAGACACCGAAACCATCATACAGCGTTGGATCGTCGCAGAAGTCCGCGGGGCTGAGACCGCAGGAGGGAGCGATGTTTACCAGTCCTACAGACTCGGACTTCTTGGATGGCCAGGGTGGACTTGAATCTGTCCG TTCTTGGGACGAGAAGCAAGTTATTGCTTGGCTTCACAGCATCAACTGCGGCCAATATGAATCTTTGTTCAAAG CAAATAACTTCAACGGCGACAACCTCATCGAATGTGACCAGAAGATTCTCCAAGAGATGGGAATCAAGAAAATCGGCGATCGTGTACGTATCTTTGTTGCCATCAAGCAACTTAGGAATAGATCTGTCGCTAATCGTAAACAAAAGAACATG ATTCAATTGGCCGCACTTGAAGCTTCAACTCTTGGATCCTCCCCATCATTTTCCAGCTCCCGTCAACCCGGAAAGCCATCTTCACGCCCTGTATCGCCGCTGCGAGCTCAGCGGTATGGCAGCCCAGCAGAGTCTGGGCGAAGAGACTATTTCGGTTACCAAGTCTCCAGTGGCTCGAACTCTGCGCGGAACCCTGGAACACCAGGTGAACAGACTCCTGGCGTTAAGGGAAGCTCGCATCTCAGGCGAAACCCCAGCATGGATGGCTTGACGATGGGTCCTTTGCCCAGATCGCCAGTTATTAGAGTTATCTACACTGGTGGGCAGACGAAGGTCCTGGACATCAAACACTGCAAAACTCCAGATGAAGTCATCCTCTGTGTTCTGAAGAAGCTGCAGCTTCCTGAACATCAATATCGCAACTATTGCTTCTATGTATTGGATGGCCTGGACCCGGAACCGGCCAATTGCAGACGGCTTTCAGATTCTGAGCTAATAGAAGTTTGCGAGGCATACAACCGCTCGGAGCGTGGTCGCTTAATCCTACGTATGACCCACGCCGGCAAACCTGACCTCGATGAGCTTCGCCGTGCTTCTCAGCTTGCGATGGACGAAAGCCAGATAACGCATAGCAATGCTCTACACAACTCAAATACGCGGAACCAGATGAAGATCAAacagataactggggaagactTACAGAGGATCATGAGACCCATGTCTCCCTCCAGCAAGAATTCGCGGCTCTCGAACTCAGATCGCAATCCGGCATCCAAGCTGCAGTCCTTCTTTGGTGCTAGACCTCCAAGCGAAATGATCATTCACGAGATCCAATCGTATTTCCCAAGCCACCATCAGAAGAATATCGAGAAGACCATGCGCATGTCGGTGCGGAGATCACAGCGTCTTAGTCGGGCTGCAAGCCGTCTAAGTGTTGTCAGCAATGCAAGCTACGCATCTAGTCTGCGCGAGGCCAGCTTGCGCGATGCTCCACCAATCCCTAGCATCGCCGATACCTGGCTCACTGGCGCAGGGCAGCCCAATTCTCAGAACAATGCGCAGAAGACCAACAATCATCTCTCGAGGCCGCTTTCGGTATCATCACGATTTAATCTTCCCCAGACGTCATACAGAGACTCCATTGCATCTAGCTCTCTTCAACCTCTCCAGGAGGAGTCGCCTGTCGAGCCGAATCGCAAATCGTATGTCTCGTTCGATAGTGCTTCTGAAGATGCCGCTACTTCCCGCCAGAGTCTCATTGATGACGAGAACGCCAGTGTTGCCGCCACCGATGGCGGCTCACTCAGTGAACGGTTGAGCGTTATTGTTgcggaagatgaagaagaagaggacgatGAACTTAAAGATTTCTTGGCCGGAAACAATTTCGCACCAAAGAATTGGATGAAGGGTTCACTCATTGGTGAAGGATCGTTTGGAAGCGTTTTCCTGGCCCTTCACGCAATCACCGGAGAGCTCATGGCCGTTAAGCAAGTCGAGATACCGTCGGCAACTCAGGGCACCGAGTTCGATAAACGGAAGAACAACATGGTTACCGCGCTCAAGCATGAGATTGATCTCTTGCAAGGCCTTCATCATTCCAACATTGTGCAGTATCTAGGAACTATCGCCGACGAGCAATATTTGAACATTTTCCTGGAATACGTTCCTGGAGGTTCTATTGCTTCGATGCTCAAGCAATACAACACCTTCCAAGAGCCATTGATCAAGCACTTTGTCCGACAGATCCTGACCGGTCTTCAATATCTTCACGACCGTGACATCATCCACCGTGATATCAAAGGCGCCAACATCCTAGTCGACAACAAGGGTGGCGTGAAGATTTCCGACTTCGGTATCTCCAAGCGCGTCGAAGCGTCCACTGTTCTCGGCTCTCGAGCCAGCGGAAGTAGCCATCTACATCGGCCCTCTCTACAGGGTAGCGTCTATTGGATGGCACCGGAAGTTGTAAAACAAACAACCCATACCAAGAAGGCTGACATTTGGAGTTTGGGCTGTCTCGTCGTTGAGATGTTTATCGGAGCTCATCCTTTCCCGGACTGCAGCCAGCTCCAGGCTATATTCGCCATCGGGCACAACAAAGCACGCCCCCCTGCCCCGGAACATGCAAGCAAAGAAGCCGCCGCGTTTTTGGATATGACCTTCCAGGCTGACCACCATAAGAGACCTGATGCGGATGAGCTGCTGAAGTCGCAGTTCTTGTCTTCGCCACTTGCATGA
- a CDS encoding mitochondrial 54S ribosomal protein uL5m (BUSCO:EOG09264K2W;~COG:J;~EggNog:ENOG410PIM5;~InterPro:IPR002132,IPR031309,IPR022803;~PFAM:PF00673;~go_component: GO:0005840 - ribosome [Evidence IEA];~go_function: GO:0003735 - structural constituent of ribosome [Evidence IEA];~go_process: GO:0006412 - translation [Evidence IEA]) — protein MATREPSRYLTRSLSRAILPSARPQSVCFRRNTSDDAASKSPAGDLNELESSSLGTAVPADVVKSFDPIVRAKSRKGQLPRSRYQFRSPKYDRGPLHPHRPPRPSDPSSRLFVPGPFSLPRTEQTWQSTIAPDILTLCYVHNPPGFKPPPKAPRLREWDDSSPYHKNRQLRGPRGGDVLRLLRKPIRFNNIPEVERVTIHSYVKQAATENSSWLHVAGMAMQAISNVRVDTFKSKTSVSPWGIAPGRDSVAVKAELRGENMQHFLGKLIDVVMPRIKEWNGIKGTSGDSSGNITFGLEPENVALFPEIEVNYDMYPPKMIPGCHITIHTSARTDKDARLLLSAMGIPFHGKLVD, from the exons ATGGCAACTAGAGAGCCATCTAGATACCTGACAAGGTCATTGTCCCGGGCAATTTTACCATCAGCTCGCCCACAGAGTGTCTGCTTCCGCCGCAATACCAGCGACGATGCGGCATCCAAGTCTCCAGCGGGCGACCTTAATGAACTGGAGTCGAGTTCGTTGGGCACTGCGGTGCCAGCGGACGTCGTGAAATCGTTTGATCCAATTGTAAGAGCGAAGTCACGGAAAGGCCAGTTACCACGGAGTCG TTATCAATTCCGATCACCAAAATACGACCGTGGCCCGCTACACCCTCACCGTCCACCCCGTCCCTCGGACCCCTCCTCCCGTCTCTTCGTCCCTGgccccttctccctcccgcGAACCGAGCAGACATGGCAATCCACCATCGCCCCGGACATCCTAACCCTCTGCTACGTCCACAACCCACCCGGCTTCAAGCCCCCGCCAAAAGCCCCACGTCTGCGCGAATGGGACGACAGCTCGCCGTACCACAAGAACCGTCAACTGCGCGGGCCCCGCGGTGGTGACGTTCTGCGACTACTGCGCAAACCGATTCGCTTCAACAACATCCCCGAAGTTGAGCGGGTGACGATCCACAGTTACGTGAAGCAGGCTGCGACGGAGAACTCGTCCTGGTTGCATGTTGCAGGTATGGCGATGCAGGCTATTTCGAATGTGCGTGTGGATACGTTCAAGTCTAAGACTAGTGTTTCTCCATGGGGTATTGCGCCTGGTAGAGATAGCGTGGCTGTCAAGGCGGAGCTGCGGGGGGAGAACATGCAGCACTTCCTCGGGAAATTGATTGATGTCGTGATGCCCAGGATCAAGGAATGGAATGGCATCAAGGGTACTAGTGGTGACAGCAGTGGAAACATCACCTTCGGTCTGGAGCCGGAGAATGTGGCTCTTTTCCCTGAGATTGAAGTCAACTACGACAT GTACCCGCCCAAGATGATTCCCGGTTGCCATATTACCATCCACACCAGCGCCAGAACCGACAAGGACGCCCGTCTTTTGCTGAGTGCCATGGGCATTCCGTTCCATGGCAAGCTGGTCGACTAA
- a CDS encoding ubiquitin C-terminal hydrolase family protein (COG:O;~EggNog:ENOG410PGUJ;~InterPro:IPR028889,IPR038765,IPR001394;~MEROPS:MER0004663;~PFAM:PF00443,PF13423;~go_function: GO:0004843 - thiol-dependent ubiquitin-specific protease activity [Evidence IEA];~go_process: GO:0016579 - protein deubiquitination [Evidence IEA]): MSSFQKLLPRRERHSRYSKHLKEETSNILTRPLFRGFFSSQSASENGDNQNQRKIKQLERRITQLGITDLKEEHIGYALQSAHAQGDVDKAFDLLLLLEDSIEGIIRGYTPSTKLLGAENRQGVTCYLDALLFAMFARLDCFEPILHKSFEDEPRRKLAVLLRFWVNMLRSGKLITKDMTKYLQDALAECGWRDASTLRQQDASEAFTFITEKLELPLLTLKMDIYHTGKEDASGDHKFINERLLEVAIPEPTDGKTVTLEDCLESYFNNKIEVKRHLERRNTTRSVDSMSKGFTAHVEAIEVGSTGSSPIRGSSPRLEDMTPLTSVTESIDESATTSSTLDRRDSIVQERFVPDSSDEGKSDEGKSESGSGRNHARKGSYRKEVMMPAWQFFSLIPWYTDNSPKTDAQVAEHISVKRPILGMCLKRYSMLSNGRAVRRNTFVDIPTEIGLPHFIQDDNMDDDAPIYGNFKLALQSLVCHRGNSVDSGHYIAIVRGTSAGAVPAVSNGNGTEQTVSDDSRYWMRFDDLAAERVTLVDIKQALKNESPYLLFYQILPIDEDAAKANLQHKASSESSDDTLESDAAGIARRLNGLSMGSSNAEECTTGRPSFEITAPIVTETEVVDQHGAPQGSILSNTDPSTQSGGLHVHTTSSTSPRIAPKDKDDDATSSNPFSFSRRGSRVKSNPGSRAGSQNSENRISATFSRFTGRLSRDKIGSDDQSTEGDGDEYAVDNELVGSNSEKFTPSSNESKEKDKDKNARGRNKDRDKWRGKAKDKTKEKTGRRLERECVIM, from the exons ATGAGCAGCTTTCAGAAGTTGCTCCCAAGACGTGAGCGACATAGCAGATACAGCAAGCATCTTAAGGAAGAA ACTTCGAATATCCTCACCCGGCCTCTATTCCGCGGTTTCTTCTCCTCGCAATCTGCTTCGGAAAATGGCGACAACCAAAATCAGAGGAAG ATAAAGCAACTCGAACGTCGCATCACACAACTTGGAATCACCGATTTGAAGGAAGAGCATATTGGTTATGCGTTGCAATCAGCTCATGCGCAAGGGGATGTTGATAAAGCGTTTGATTTACTTCTTCTACTGGAGGACTCTATCGAAGGGATAATCAGGGGATATACGCCCAGCACAAAGCTTCTTGGAGCGGAAAACCGACAGGGTGTTACCTGTTACCTAGATGCGCTACTATTCGCAATGTTCGCCCGTCTCGACTGTTTCGAGCCCATTCTGCACAAATCCTTTGAAGATGAACCCCGCCGGAAACTCGCAGTCTTGCTAAGATTTTGGGTGAATATGCTACGTTCTGGAAAGCTTATCACGAAAGACATG ACAAAATATCTGCAAGATGCACTTGCCGAGTGCGGTTGGAGGGATGCCTCCACTCTTCGTCAACAGGATGCGTCAGAGGCATTTACATTCATCACGGAGAAACTAGAGCTACCGCTTCTTACCTTGAAGATGGACATCTATCACACCGGAAAGGAAGATGCTAGTGGCGATCACAAGTTCATCAACGAGAGGCTATTAGAGGTTGCGATACCAGAGCCAACAGACGGGAAAACAGTCACGTTGGAGGACTGCTTGGAGTCCTACTTCAACAATAAGATTGAGGTAAAAAGACATTTAGAGCGACGAAACACGACAAGGTCGGTAGATTCGATGTCAAAAGGCTTCACGGCACACGTTGAAGCTATCGAAGTCGGCTCTACTGGGTCGTCACCCATCCGGGGGTCTTCTCCCCGGCTGGAAGATATGACTCCTTTAACGTCAGTGACGGAGTCTATCGATGAGTCCGCCACGACTTCGTCTACTTTGGATCGACGGGATAGTATTGTACAAGAACGTTTCGTTCCTGATTCAAGTGATGAAGGAAAGAGTGATGAGGGAAAAAGTGAAAGCGGCAGTGGTCGCAATCATGCTCGAAAAGGTTCTTACAGGAAAGAGGTCATGATGCCAGCCTGGCagttcttcagcttgatAC CGTGGTACACGGATAATTCACCGAAGACCGACGCTCAGGTAGCGGAACATATCTCTGTGAAGAGACCTATTCTGGGAATGTGCTTGAAGCGTTACTCAATGCTTTCCAATGGGAGAGCGGTTAGACGCAACACATTCGTTGATATACCAACTGAGATCGGCTTACCCCATTTCATTCAAGATGACAATATGGATGACGATGCTCCCATATACGGCAATTTTAAGTTGGCTTTACAGTCTCTGGTCTGTCATCGTGGGAACTCCGTCGACTCAGGTCATTATATAGCAATCGTGCGAGGGACCAGTGCAGGGGCTGTCCCAGCCGTTTCCAATGGTAATGGTACTGAGCAGACAGTTTCGGATGATTCACGATATTGGATGCGCTTTGATGACTTGGCTGCAGAGCGGGTGACTCTAGTCGATATAAAACAGGCCTTGAAAAACGAGTCGCCGTATCTACTGTTCTACCAGATCCTCCCTATTGATGAAGATGCCGCGAAGGCCAACCTACAACACAAGGCTTCCTCCGAGTCTTCAGATGATACCCTGGAATCGGATGCCGCTGGTATCGCTCGAAGACTAAACGGCTTATCTATGGGGTCGTCTAACGCTGAGGAGTGTACGACTGGACGGCCCAGTTTCGAGATCACTGCTCCAATAGTCACGGAGACTGAAGTAGTCGATCAACACGGAGCGCCACAGGGCTCCATACTCTCCAATACTGACCCTTCAACTCAGTCTGGGGGTCTCCATGTACACACCACCTCTTCTACGTCACCAAGGATCGCACCGAAGGACAAAGACGATGACGCAACGAGTTCGAATCCCTTTTCATTCTCCAGACGCGGTTCTAGGGTGAAAAGTAACCCTGGCAGCCGCGCCGGCAGCCAAAACAGCGAGAATCGAATCAGTGCAACCTTCTCGCGGTTTACCGGACGACTAAGCCGGGACAAAATCGGCAGTGATGACCAGTCTACGGAAGGTGATGGCGATGAATACGCGGTAGACAATGAACTGGTTGGTTCAAACAGCGAGAAATTCACTCCATCCAGCAAtgaaagcaaagaaaaagataaGGATAAGAACGCCCGGGGGCGGAACAAGGATCGTGATAAATGGAGAGGAAAGGCCAAGGATAAAACTAAAGAGAAGACAGGAAGACGGTTAGAGAGGGAATGTGTTATTATGTGA
- a CDS encoding uncharacterized protein (InterPro:IPR025533) gives MEQGVDLGELAVDITSLIEEHLADSELRTWIMLAFSTTTDTDRVVAATLMMGTFRSTSHIRWCSNAGSQQ, from the coding sequence ATGGAGCAGGGTGTGGACCTTGGCGAGTTGGCAGTTGACATAACAAGTTTGATCGAGGAGCACCTCGCCGATTCTGAGCTCCGGACATGGATCATGCTTGCGTTCAGCACTACCACAGACACGGACCGGGTCGTCGCTGCCACTCTCATGATGGGGACTTTCAGAAGTACTTCTCATATAAGATGGTGCTCAAATGCGGGATCCCAACAGTGA